The segment CGGGTAAAGGCCAGCAGCACCCCGGTGGCCACCCCGGGCCACGCCAGGGGCAGGATCACGTGCCGGATCAGGGCCCAGCCCACCGCCCCGTCGATGGCGGCGGCCTCCCGCACCTCGGGCGGGATCTCCTCCAGGGCCGCCCGGGCCGGCTGGACGAAGAGGGGCAGGGCCAGGACCGCCGCCGCCAGCACGGCCGCCGCCGGCGTGAAGATCAGGGTGCTGCCCAGCAGGTGCCGGCTGAGCCAGCCCAGCGGCCCCCGGTAACCCAGAAGCTCCAGCAGGTAGAACCCGAGGACCGTGGGCGGCAGGGCCAGGGGCAGGGTCACCAGCACGTCGACCAGCGTCCGGCCTTTCCAGCCCGGCCGGGACAAGGCGACGGCCAGGGGGAGCCCCGCGGCCACCACCAGGACGGTGGCCGCCGTGACCACCAGCAGCGAGACCTGCAGCGCCTGGATGCCGTCGACCACCCGCCGGCCTCCTCCCCGGACCCCGGTGCTCCGGTGCACCGGTCTCCCGCCCGTTTCCGCACCCCGCTTCCCGGCCGCCAGGCCAGCGCCCGCACCCTGGGGCCCGAGGCACGGTCCAGGCGTCGCCGGCCCGGCGGCCTCACCCTGGGCCTCACGATCACCCGAGGGAAGCCGGGCCCTCGTCCTGCCCCGCGGGGCCCCACCTGGCCGTGCCGGCCTCAGGGTGGCGGCGCAAAGCCGTGTTCGTCCAGGATGGCCCACACCTCGGGCCCCAGGAGGAAGTCCGCGAAGACCCGGGCCGCTTGGGGCTGGGGGGCGCTGCGCGGGATGACCAGGGGGTAGACGATGGGATCGTGGCTGCCGGGCGGTGCTTCGGCGACCACCCGCACCCCCGGGGCCGTGGCGGCGTCCGTCGCGTAGACGATCCCCGCGTCGGCGGCTCCGGCGGCCACATGGTGCAGCACCTGGCGCACGTCCTGATCCAGGACCAGCCGGGAGGCCACCGCCGGCCAGAGCCCCAGGTGTTCCAGCACCTGCCGGCCGTACTGCCCCGCCGGCACGTGGGCCGGGTCGCCCAGCGCCACCCGGCGGACCTGGTCTCCCGCCAGGTCCGCCCAGCTGCGGACCCGTGTCCCGGGCCCGGCCGGTCCCGGGCCCGCGGGGGCCACCAGCACCAGCCGGTTGCCCGCCAGCACCCGCACGTCGCCGGGTGCCGCCAGGCCGGCCCGGATCAGGCGGTCCACCGGCGGGCGCCCCGCCGCCACCAGGAGGTCAACCGGCGCCCCGGCCTCCACCTGGGCCGCCAGCGCCCCCGACGAGCCGAAGTGGAATCGCACCCGGATCCCGGGACGAACCCGGCCGAAAGCGGCGGCCGCTTCCTCCATGACCTCCTGGAGCGAGGCCGCCGCCGCCACCAGGATCTCCGTGCCGCCCGGCGGGCCTTCCCCCGGACCGGCGGGTGGCCCGGGCGGCCCACCTTGCGGGCTGGCATGGGAGCCGGCCGGTTCCTCCCGGGAGGATGCCGGCACCAGAGCGCCGGCTCCGGGCCCCCCATGCCCGTCCCGGGGTAGCCCTTCCCTGCCGCAGCCGCCCAGCCCCACCAACACCAGCACAAGGACCAGGCCGGCAAGGATGCGGGCAGCCCGGCTCGCCCCCCACCGCCGGCGGCGGCGTCCGGCGTGCCGTGGGAGAAGCGGGCCCGCTGGGCGGCAAGTTCCCGGAGCGGCATCCTCCATGGCCTGCACGGCTCCTCCCGCCCCGGCGCCCCGCCCCCGGACCTGGGGATGGCCCCCGGAGCTGCGGGTTGACCTGCCAGGGGGGTGGGGTGCTGGGGCTTGCGGATTGGGGATCGTAGTTCCCCGCGGCGGACGCAATTCCTGTTGGCTAATCGGCTAGTTTACATTGCCTCGCTCCACCCCGCCGGTGCCCCTGGCCCATGGGACCCGTGCCCCTGGCCCATGGGACCCGCGCCCCTGGCCCGTACAGCGGGCCAGCCCGCGGACCCGTCCTTCGGGCCGGCCCCTCCTGGGCGGGGTGCCCCGAGAAGGGGGAGCCTCGGGCCGGCGGCCTCTGGCGCCGGCCTCGGGCCAACTGCCGGCCACTACCTGGGGCCGGCGGCCTCGACCCGCTGTCTCCGGCGGCGCGACCCAAGTCCCCGGGTGCCGGTGCCCCCGGCGAGCCGGCAAGATGCCGGACAAAAAAGTGCAGCGGCCCCGGCAGCCGCTGCACCCTGTCCTTTCCCTGCGCCGTCCCCCGGTCCATGCGCCGTCTCCCGGCTTCACCACAGCCGGGCCGCCCGGGCCCCGCCGCGGCCGGGCGGCCCGGGCTCACCCCTCGCCCAGCTTGGCCAGGATCGCCTTCATGTAGGCCGGCAGGTCGTCGGGCGTCCGCGAGGTCACCAGGTTCCCGTCCACCACCACGGGCTCGTCGACCCACTCGCAGCCGGCGTTGCGCATGTCGTCGCGAATGGCCCGGACGCTGGTGGCCCGCCGGCCGCGCAGGACGTCGGCCGAGACCAGCATCCAGCCGGCATGGCAGATGGCCGCCACCAGCTTGCCCTGATCGTGGATCTCCCGGACGAACCGGACCATCCGCTCGTCCCGCCGCATCTTGTCCGGCGCGTAACCGCCGGGGATCACCACACCATCGTAGTCTTCCGGCCGGACCTCGCCGATGGACTTCACCGCCTTGGCCGGGTAGTGGTGCTTGCTGGTGTACGCCCGCTCCCGCTCGCTGCCGATGAGCTCGACCTGGTGGCCCGCCTCCAGCAGGCGGTAGTAGGGATACCAGAGCTCCAGGTCCTCGTACATGTCATCGACCAGGATGGCGATGCGCCTTGCCGCCATGGGTGCCACCTCCCCTTTCGTGCATCTCAGCGGCTGCCACCCGCCAGGGCTGCCTGGACCGCCCCGTCGCCCGCCGCCACCTCGGCCAGGACGGCGCAGACCGCCTGCAGGAAGTCCTCGTCCTCCGGCCCGAAGGCGGCCAGCCGGTCGCTGTCGATGTCGATCTCGCCGTACACCCGGCCCTGCCGGGCGATGGGGACCACGATCTCCGACCGGCAGGAGAGGAAGCACTGCAGGTACCGCGGGTCCTGGCGCACGTCGGGGACGTTGGCCAGCTGGCCCGTGGAGGCGGCCCAGCCGCACAAGCCCGCGTTCAGGGGAATCTCCACGTGCTGGGTGGGCTGGGGGCCGTCCCAGGCCCAGAGCTTGAGCCGGTCCCCCTCCACCATGTAGATTCCCACCCACGAGTAGTGGGGGAACTCCCGGTACAGGTGGGTGCACACCGCCTGGGCCAGGTCACGGAAAGGCTGCCCCCGGCCGGCCTCCTCCCGCAGCCAGGCCAGGGTCCGGGCCCGCCGGGCCTCCAGATCCCCCGGGGCCTCTCCGGCTTGCCCGGCCCGTTCGTCCCGTTCCCGCTCCGCCATCGCCCATCACCTCATGCCCTGCCCGCCCCGGCGCCGCCCACCATCTCGCCGATGACGGGCTTGCGCTCCAGCCGGTGCCACGCCTCGACGAACCGCACCGTGCCCGTGCGGTAGCGCATGGCCACCGAGTGGGTGTAGGCGCCGCGGCTGGTGAACTGAACGCCGCGCAGCATCTCCCCGCTGGTGATGCCCGTGGCGGCGAAGATCACGTCCTCGCCCCGCACCAGATCCTCGATGCGCAGCACCCGGGCCTGGTCGATGCCCATGGCCTGCATCCGCCGCCGGTCCTCGTCGTCCTCGGGCCAGAGCCGGCCTTGCAGCTCGCCGCCCAGGCAGTAAAGGGCCGCCGCCGCCAGGACGCCTTCGGGGGCGCCGCCGATGCCGACCATGAGATCGATGCCCGTCCCCTCCAGGGCCGTGGCGATGGCGGCCGAGACGTCGCCGTCGGAGATCAGCCGGATGCGGGCACCCGCCCGCCGGATGCGGGCCACCAGGTCCGCATGGCGCGGCCGGTCCAGCAGGATCACCGTCACGTCTTCGACCCGCTTGCCCAGGGCCCGGGCCACGGCCTGGAGATTGTCCTCGATGGGCCGCTCGATGTCGATGGAGCCCGCCGCCGCCGGGCCGACGGCGATCTTCTCCATGTACATGTCGGGGGCGTGGAGCAGGCAGCCCCGGGGCGCCACGGCCAGGACCGCAATGGCCCCCGGCAGACCCTTGGCCACCAGGTTGGTCCCTTCCAGGGGGTCGACGGCCACGTCGACCTCGGGCCCCCGGCCGCTGCCCACCTGCTCGCCGATGTAGAGCATGGGCGCCTCGTCCATCTCCCCCTCGCCGATGACCACCGTCCCGCGGATGTCCACGGTGTCGAACACCGCCCGCATGGCGTCCACCGCGGCGCCGTCGGCGGCCTTCTTGTCCCCCCGCCCCATCCAGCGGGCGGCGGCCAGGGCGGCCGCCTCGGTCACCCGCACCAGTTCCAGCGTCAGTTCCCGTTCCATCCCGGCTGCCTCCCCTCCCCCGCGGCCGCCACCCCCCGGCCGGACGAACCGGCCCGGGCGGCCTCCGGGCTCCCGGGCCGCATCCCGCGTCGGGATCAGGCGGTCCAAGGGGCCCTGCTCTCCTCGCCCCTGGCCCGGACGGCGCTCACGCCTTGCCCGAGGAGCCGAAGAGCCGCATCTTCTCCTTGACCTTTTCCTTCATGGCCTCCCGGGCGGGGCCCAGGATCTTGCGCGGGTCGATCTCCTGGGGCTTCTCCGCCATGATCTCCCGCGCCCGGCCGACGAAGGCGGCCCGCAGCTCGGTGTCGATGTTGATCTTCCGGACCCCCAGGGGAATGGCCCGCCGGATGTGCTCCTCCGGGATCCCGCTGCCGCCGTGCAGCACCAGCGGCAGGTCCGGCATCAGCTGGTGGATGCGGGCCAGGCGGTCGAAGTCCAGCTTGGGCTCGCCCTTGTAGAAGCCGTGCTTGGTGCCGATGGCCACCGCCAGGTAGTCGACCCCGGTGCGCTGGACGAAATCGGGCACCACCTCGGGGTCGGTCAGCACCACGTCCCAGTCCTCGACGCGGATCTCTTCTTCCACCCCGCCGATCTTGCCCAGCTCGCCTTCCACGGAGACGCCCACGGCGTGGGCGGCCTCCACGGCCTTGGCCGTCAGCCGCACGTTCTCCTCATAGGGCAGGTGGGATCCGTCGAACATCACCGAGGTGAATCCGTAGCGCAGGCACTCCATCACCTGCTCGAAGCTGGGGCCGTGGTCCAGGTGCAGGCAGATGGGCACCCGGGCCTCTTCCGCCGCCGCCGTCACCAGGGCGCGGATGTAGCGGATGCCCGCGTACTTGATGGCGCCCTGGCTGGCCTGCAGGATCACGGGCGACCGCTCCTCCTCGGCGGCGGCAATGATGGCCTGGATGATCTCCATGTTGTTGACGTTGAAGGCGCCCACGGCGTAGTCCCGCTTGCGGGCGTCTTCCAGGAGCTCGATGCCGGTGACCAGCGGCATGTCGAGAATCACCTCGCGCGAGGGTAGTCCACACCGCTCCCACGATAGCAAGAAACTTCCGTCCGGGGAAAGCGGACCTCAGGCCTGCAGCGGCCGGGAGAGCCCGCTGTGGCCCGGCCGCACGGCTCGGAACCACAGCGCCTCCCCGGTGGCCAAGAGCACCCGCACCCCGCCGGTGGCGTGCTCCCGCCGCACCTGCTGGATGTGGTGGAGCAGGAGCACCAGCTCCCCGGCCGCCCCCTCGAAGCCCAGACCCGGCCCGGCCGCATCCCAGACCAGCTCCCGGGCCTCCGAGGCCACGTCGGCAATCACCGCGTGCCCGCCCCCGAACTCGATCCAGACGTCCAGGGTGGCCCCCGCGTCGACGGCATCCAGCAGGTCCAGCAGGGGGCCCAGGCGACCGGCGATGCCGGCCAGGGCCGGGTCCGCCGCAGCCACCCGTTCCAATGCCTGGGCCAGGCGCTGCCGGCTGCTCACCGGCCGCCGTCCCCCCCGCCCGGCCTGCCGGCTTCCACCGGCACCTCGAGCTGCAAGCCCTCCAGCTGGGCCCAGATCTTAGGCCGGGCCTTGCGCAGGTTGATGGGCCGGCCCCGGGTGTCGATGAAGGCGTGGCGGGTCTCGCCTTCGGCGACCACCTGGGCGCTGCCGGCCGCCCGCAGCCGGTAGGCAAAGTCCATGCGGGTGGGCGTCAGGCGCACCAGCTCCACGTCCAGCTCCAGCTCGTCGTCGTAATCCACCGGGCGCAGGTAGCGGCAGGTCGCCTCCAGGACCGGGAGGAACACCCCCTCGTCCTCCAGGCGGCGGTACGAGAGGCCCAGGCGGCGGATCAGCTCGGTGCGACCGTCGGTAAACCAGTCGAAGTAGCGCGCGTAGTACGCCCGGCCCATGCGGTCCGTCTCACCGTAGCGTACCCGCAGGCGCAGGGTCCAGCGGGCCAAGACCATCGCCTCCTACACGTCCACCATATCACCTGGCCGGGGCGGGCCACCCTGAGGCAGCCCGCCGTGCCTTGACAGGCCACCTCACCTTGTCAGGCCGGCTTGCCTTGACGGGCCACCCTGACCCATGACGGCTGGGTCGCGGGCAAGGTCGCCCCCGAGACGGGGTGGACCCACGAGACCATCCGGGCACAGATGGACGGATCCCCGGCTAGTCTCCCGTGCCTGTCCCGCCGGCCGGAAGGCCCGGCCGCGGCCGGCCGGGGCCGCGAGGACTGAAGAAGGTGCGGTACAGGCGGGCGTAGAGGCCGCCGCGGGCGATGAGCTGGGCGTGGGTCCCCGCCTCCACCACCCGGCCGCCGTCCAGCACCACGACGCGGTCGGCCCGCAGGGCGGTGGAGAGCCGGTGGGCCACCACGATGCTGGTACAGCCGCCGGCCGCCAGCAGGTCCAGGGCCTGGTGGATCCGTTCCTCCGACTCGGCATCCTGGAAGGAGGTCGCCTCGTCCAGCAGCAGGAGCCGCGGCCGGCGCAACAGGGCCCGGGCGATGGCGATCCGCTGCCGCTGGCCCCCGGAAAGCCGCACGCCCCGCTCCCCCACCGGGGTGTCATAGCCCTGGGGCAGGGCGGCGATGAAGCCCGCCGCGTTGGCCAGCTCGGCGGCCCGCTGGATGGCGGCGCGGCTGGCGCCGGGGCAGCCGTAAGCGATGTTGTCCGCCACCGTGCCGGAAAAGAGCACCGGGTCCTGCATCACCCAGGCCACCTGGCGGCGGAGTTCCGCCAGGTCGAACCGGCGCACGTCCTGCCCGTCCAGCAACACGACCCCCTGTTCGGGGTCGTAGAACCGGGGTATCAGGTGCAGCAGGGTCGTCTTTCCTGCACCCGAAGGCCCGACCAGGGCGATGCGCTCGCCGGGTTCGACCCGCAGGTTCACACCCCGCAGCACCGGCGGGTCGCCGGGCCGGTAGCGGAACCAGACTCCGGCCAGCTCCAGGGCCGCCCCCGCGGGCGACGGCCGGCCGGGCCGCCCCGCTGCCCCGGGCCGTGGCAGGGCCTCCGCCCCAGCGGCGGCGCCAGCGGCCCCGGCGCCGCCGCCACCCCCGGGCGCCCCAGGTCCTCCGGGAGGCCGCTGCGCTCCCTGAGGCAGCGCGGGGCCTCCCGCGGGACGCGACGGGCCGGCTCCGGCGATCGCCGGCACGGCTACGGCCCCCCGGCCATCCTGGCCGGCGCCCGCCCGGACCTCGCCGCCCGCCTCCGGCGGGAGCAGGCGGTCCGGGCGGTCCGGTCCGCCGCCGGCCGCTGCTTCCCGGTTGCCGCCGGCAGGCGGTACCCCCTCGGCGGGCAGCTGCAGGATCTCCTGGACCCGCTCCATGGCCGCCAGGCCCTCCTGCAGGATCAGGTGGAAGTTGACCAGGCTCCTGACGGGTGCCAGCATCATCCGCAGGTAGAGCACCAGGGCCGCCAGGGTGCCCGGGCTCAGCCGGCCCGCGATGGCCAGGTAACCGCCGGCGAAGAACAGCAGCAGCAGGCCCAGGTTGCCCATCAGGTCGGCACCGCTCTCCATCCGCCCGATGAACCGGCGCCGCGCCATGTTGAGGGCACGGTAACGCTGGCTGGCCGCCGCCAGCCGCCCGGCCTCGCGGGTTTCACCGCCAAACGCCTTGACCGTGGCGATGGCGCCCACCGCCTCGGTGGCCGCGGCCCCGATGCGGCCCGCCTGGGCCTGGATCTCCCGGCTGAGGCTGCGGATCCGCACGGTCTGCAGGTAGAACCAGGCTCCCGCCAGGGGCAGCAGAAGGACCAGCCCCAGCCCCAGGGCCGGCTGCAGGGCCACCACCGTCGCCACCACCGCCAGCACGCCGCCGAACTCGCCGGCCAATCGGGCGAAGACGGCCTGGATGAACCTTTCCACCGCGCCGGTGTCGGTGGTCAGGCGGGCGACCACGGCCCCCTGCCGCTCCCGGTGGAAGAAGGCCAGGGGAAGGGACAGGATGTGGCGGTAAAGGCGCACCCGCAGCTCGTGCACCACCCGCTGGGTCAGGTCGAAGGAGACGTAGACGGCGGCATAGTGCACGGCGGCCCGCGTCCCCACCAGGGCCAGGGCCACCAGCGCCCCCATGGCCAGGCGCCGCAGGTCGCCGGCGGGGATGGCCACGTCGAGAAGCCAGCGGAAGATCTGGGGGATGCCTAGATCGAGCCCGGACCGGGCCAGAAGGAGGGCGACGGCCAGCACGGCCTGGGTGCGGAAGGGACGCAGCAGCTGGCGATAGGCGGCCCAGGCACCGGCTCCCGGTTCCTTTCGGTCGGTGCCGGCGGTACCGGCGGTGCCAGAGGGCTCCGCGGCGCCGTCGCTCACCCCGGGCAGCCCGGTTCCCTGACCGGAGCGGGCCGCTCCGGAACCGGGAGTGGCACCGGCCGGGGAAGGGGCGGCACCGGACGAGGAAGAACGGCGGCGGTTCCAGCGGTTCATGATGAGCCTATTGTAACGCGGCCCGGAAGCCCGGGGCGCATCGCCGGGCGCCCCGGCGGCGCCAGGCGCCGGGCGCCGGCACCGGCCCGGCCACCCTCCCGGGCGCCCTCACCGGTTCCCCGCACCCGGGCCGGAGGCTCCAGTCTCACCGAAGACCTCAAGCCCCTGGTACTGGATGTCCTCGCCCGGTTCCAGGCGGATGTAACGGGGATACCCGTCCCAGGTGAGCTTCAACCACATCGGGGTCTGGAGGGCCGCCCGGAGGGCGCGCCGCTCCTCCCCGGACAGCACGGAGGGGTCCGGCACGCCGGTGACCCGCGACACCAGAAGCCCGGGCGATTCGGTACCGGGACCCACGTCAAGAGGCGCATGCCTATCGCTGCCAAAGACCAGCAGGCCCGAAGGGATCCAGGGCGCCAGCGCCGCGTTGAGCCGCACGCCCGCCACCACCCCTCGCAGCGCCCGGCCGCCGGCCGGTTCGATGCGGACCTCGAAATGGACATCCCGCCACGGCACCTGGCGCGAGGGATTCCGGGGATCGGGCCCCGGGCGGGTCACCGGCCTCACGGTCACCCGGGCGGTGACCCGCACATCGCCGGCCAGTTCCGCCGCCGGCAGGAAGCGGTCGAAGGGAGGCCAGCCTTCCACGTCATACAGGGTCACCGGTTCCGGTTCGGGTGGGCGCGCCCCGCAGGCAGGCGCCGACAGGGTGATGGCCGCCAGGAAAAGCCCCCATGCGAGGGCCGCGCTCGTCCGGCGGCGGGTACGTGGCATGGGATGCTCCTCCCCTCCGAGAAGCGCCCTGTCGCCGGGTGCCGCGCCCGGCCGGCACCCCGGCTGCGCCGGCCGCCGCCCCCCAGATGAGCCTGCGGCTTCGCCGGTCTGGGTGGCTCTGGATCCCTTCCTTCGAAACCCAGGCCCCCGTTCCCTTCCCCGCTCGATCCGGACCGGCAGGCACTCCGCCGGGACGCGGAAGGGCGCCCCAACCGGGGCGCCCTTGGCCGTTTCCTCGGACCGCCGCCTGGCCCGTCAGCGGGACAGCTCCCCCAGCCGCACCGCCCGGGTGTGGACCGTGGGAACCCACTGCCGGTTCCGCGGGGTGAGCAGCGCCCACAGCACCAGGGCGATCCAGGAGTACTGGAACAGCGGCAGCAGGGGGATGAACCGGTACGGCCGCAGCGGCAGCCGGTCCAGCACCAGCACCAGCAGCGGTCCCGCCAGGGCAAAGAGGGCCGTCAGGCGCACAGGCCACTCGGGCAGGGGGATCCAGCCCCACTGGGCCAGGGCCGGCCCAGCCACCAGGTTGAGCAGGGAGGCTGCCGCCGTCACCACCAGGTGCAGCGGCCGCGTCAGGTCGAAGACGAACTCGAACTTCACCGGATCCAGCTGGCGCAGGCCGGCCCAGAGCAGCCGGGGCGCGTGGATCAGCATGACCTGGACGTTCCCCCGGGCCCAGCGCACCCGCTGGCGGCAGGAGGCCACGAACCCCGTCACCTTTTCGTCGTAGATGCGGGTCTCCCGGGCGAAGGTGGTCACGTAGCCGTGCAGCAGCGCCTTGGCGGAGAACTCCAGGTCTTCCGTCAGGGTGTTCACATCCCAGCCCACCCGCTCCAGCACTTCCCAGGCGATGCACATGCCCGTGCCGGCCAGGGCGCCGCACAGGCCCCAGTTGTGCCGGGCCTGCAGCCGCCAGCGGTTGCTCATCCAGAAGCTGAAGGCGAAGGCCGCGGCCACCCAGCTGTCGTCGGGGTTCTTGGCGTCCACGTAGGCCTGGATGATCTTCTCGCCCGCCGCCAGGTGATCGTTCATCACCTGCAGGAAGTTGGGCTGCACCAGGTTGTCGGCGTCAAACATCACCACGGCGTCGTAGCGCCGGCCCAGGCTGGCGATGCGCTCCAGGGCGTAGGCCACGGCGTACTGCTTGCCGCGCCGGCGGTGGTCGAAACGCTCCCACACGCGGGCCCCCGCGGCCCGGGCGGCGGCGGCCGTCCCGTCGGTGCAGTTGTCCGCGATGACGAAGACGTCGTAGAGGTGGCGCGGGTACTCCTGGCGCCACAGGCTTTCAATCAGGGGGCCGATCACGGCCTCCTCGTTGTGGGCGGGGATCAGCACCGCAAACCGCGCTCGCGGCGCGGTGCGGGGAACCGGGCGGGGATTGCGCAGCCCCCCGAGGTACACGGCCAGGTTGTAGACCACCACGAAGACCACGGCCGCTTCCAGGCCGCGCAGGAGCCACAGAGGCCAGGCCGGCGTGCCGATCACCGTGGCCGCCGGATCCAGGTACGTCACGGTTCTCCCTCCCACAGGGCCTCCTCGGCCCGCGAGCCCGGGGCGGCAACCCGGGAACTCAAGCCCAGGGCGGGGACCCCGGCGACCCGGGTCGCCTTCCGGAATTCCAGCATAGTCCGGCTGCAGGCGCCGTCAATGGGTTAGGACGAACGCAGCCGCTCCGGGGTTCCCCCCGGGTCCCCGGCGCCACCCGCCGCGGGCGCACCGGGGCCGGCCGGGCCGGGAAGCCAGGCCGGCAGCGGGTAGGCCGAACGGACTGCCCGCCCGCCCACCT is part of the Thermaerobacter subterraneus DSM 13965 genome and harbors:
- a CDS encoding glycosyltransferase family 2 protein — its product is MTYLDPAATVIGTPAWPLWLLRGLEAAVVFVVVYNLAVYLGGLRNPRPVPRTAPRARFAVLIPAHNEEAVIGPLIESLWRQEYPRHLYDVFVIADNCTDGTAAAARAAGARVWERFDHRRRGKQYAVAYALERIASLGRRYDAVVMFDADNLVQPNFLQVMNDHLAAGEKIIQAYVDAKNPDDSWVAAAFAFSFWMSNRWRLQARHNWGLCGALAGTGMCIAWEVLERVGWDVNTLTEDLEFSAKALLHGYVTTFARETRIYDEKVTGFVASCRQRVRWARGNVQVMLIHAPRLLWAGLRQLDPVKFEFVFDLTRPLHLVVTAAASLLNLVAGPALAQWGWIPLPEWPVRLTALFALAGPLLVLVLDRLPLRPYRFIPLLPLFQYSWIALVLWALLTPRNRQWVPTVHTRAVRLGELSR
- the modB gene encoding molybdate ABC transporter permease subunit is translated as MVDGIQALQVSLLVVTAATVLVVAAGLPLAVALSRPGWKGRTLVDVLVTLPLALPPTVLGFYLLELLGYRGPLGWLSRHLLGSTLIFTPAAAVLAAAVLALPLFVQPARAALEEIPPEVREAAAIDGAVGWALIRHVILPLAWPGVATGVLLAFTRALGEFGATLMVAGNIPGRTQTLSLAIYSAVQAGRDDLAGRLALLLTAVAALSLGAGYRWRRPGGPGFPVGVGGIPARLSAPPGRRARS
- a CDS encoding acyl-CoA thioesterase; translated protein: MVLARWTLRLRVRYGETDRMGRAYYARYFDWFTDGRTELIRRLGLSYRRLEDEGVFLPVLEATCRYLRPVDYDDELELDVELVRLTPTRMDFAYRLRAAGSAQVVAEGETRHAFIDTRGRPINLRKARPKIWAQLEGLQLEVPVEAGRPGGGDGGR
- a CDS encoding type 1 glutamine amidotransferase domain-containing protein; translation: MAARRIAILVDDMYEDLELWYPYYRLLEAGHQVELIGSERERAYTSKHHYPAKAVKSIGEVRPEDYDGVVIPGGYAPDKMRRDERMVRFVREIHDQGKLVAAICHAGWMLVSADVLRGRRATSVRAIRDDMRNAGCEWVDEPVVVDGNLVTSRTPDDLPAYMKAILAKLGEG
- a CDS encoding GAF domain-containing protein, with product MAERERDERAGQAGEAPGDLEARRARTLAWLREEAGRGQPFRDLAQAVCTHLYREFPHYSWVGIYMVEGDRLKLWAWDGPQPTQHVEIPLNAGLCGWAASTGQLANVPDVRQDPRYLQCFLSCRSEIVVPIARQGRVYGEIDIDSDRLAAFGPEDEDFLQAVCAVLAEVAAGDGAVQAALAGGSR
- the modA gene encoding molybdate ABC transporter substrate-binding protein → MPASSREEPAGSHASPQGGPPGPPAGPGEGPPGGTEILVAAAASLQEVMEEAAAAFGRVRPGIRVRFHFGSSGALAAQVEAGAPVDLLVAAGRPPVDRLIRAGLAAPGDVRVLAGNRLVLVAPAGPGPAGPGTRVRSWADLAGDQVRRVALGDPAHVPAGQYGRQVLEHLGLWPAVASRLVLDQDVRQVLHHVAAGAADAGIVYATDAATAPGVRVVAEAPPGSHDPIVYPLVIPRSAPQPQAARVFADFLLGPEVWAILDEHGFAPPP
- a CDS encoding ABC transporter ATP-binding protein; the protein is MNRWNRRRSSSSGAAPSPAGATPGSGAARSGQGTGLPGVSDGAAEPSGTAGTAGTDRKEPGAGAWAAYRQLLRPFRTQAVLAVALLLARSGLDLGIPQIFRWLLDVAIPAGDLRRLAMGALVALALVGTRAAVHYAAVYVSFDLTQRVVHELRVRLYRHILSLPLAFFHRERQGAVVARLTTDTGAVERFIQAVFARLAGEFGGVLAVVATVVALQPALGLGLVLLLPLAGAWFYLQTVRIRSLSREIQAQAGRIGAAATEAVGAIATVKAFGGETREAGRLAAASQRYRALNMARRRFIGRMESGADLMGNLGLLLLFFAGGYLAIAGRLSPGTLAALVLYLRMMLAPVRSLVNFHLILQEGLAAMERVQEILQLPAEGVPPAGGNREAAAGGGPDRPDRLLPPEAGGEVRAGAGQDGRGAVAVPAIAGAGPSRPAGGPALPQGAQRPPGGPGAPGGGGGAGAAGAAAGAEALPRPGAAGRPGRPSPAGAALELAGVWFRYRPGDPPVLRGVNLRVEPGERIALVGPSGAGKTTLLHLIPRFYDPEQGVVLLDGQDVRRFDLAELRRQVAWVMQDPVLFSGTVADNIAYGCPGASRAAIQRAAELANAAGFIAALPQGYDTPVGERGVRLSGGQRQRIAIARALLRRPRLLLLDEATSFQDAESEERIHQALDLLAAGGCTSIVVAHRLSTALRADRVVVLDGGRVVEAGTHAQLIARGGLYARLYRTFFSPRGPGRPRPGLPAGGTGTGD
- a CDS encoding class II fructose-1,6-bisphosphate aldolase, which encodes MPLVTGIELLEDARKRDYAVGAFNVNNMEIIQAIIAAAEEERSPVILQASQGAIKYAGIRYIRALVTAAAEEARVPICLHLDHGPSFEQVMECLRYGFTSVMFDGSHLPYEENVRLTAKAVEAAHAVGVSVEGELGKIGGVEEEIRVEDWDVVLTDPEVVPDFVQRTGVDYLAVAIGTKHGFYKGEPKLDFDRLARIHQLMPDLPLVLHGGSGIPEEHIRRAIPLGVRKINIDTELRAAFVGRAREIMAEKPQEIDPRKILGPAREAMKEKVKEKMRLFGSSGKA
- the glpX gene encoding class II fructose-bisphosphatase, coding for MERELTLELVRVTEAAALAAARWMGRGDKKAADGAAVDAMRAVFDTVDIRGTVVIGEGEMDEAPMLYIGEQVGSGRGPEVDVAVDPLEGTNLVAKGLPGAIAVLAVAPRGCLLHAPDMYMEKIAVGPAAAGSIDIERPIEDNLQAVARALGKRVEDVTVILLDRPRHADLVARIRRAGARIRLISDGDVSAAIATALEGTGIDLMVGIGGAPEGVLAAAALYCLGGELQGRLWPEDDEDRRRMQAMGIDQARVLRIEDLVRGEDVIFAATGITSGEMLRGVQFTSRGAYTHSVAMRYRTGTVRFVEAWHRLERKPVIGEMVGGAGAGRA